The following nucleotide sequence is from Cydia pomonella isolate Wapato2018A chromosome 6, ilCydPomo1, whole genome shotgun sequence.
AGTAAGGCGTGCGGTTTCCAAACCGGAGGTAATATGTTTTAATCGGGGATTAGGGCACCCTGGCTACTTTAGGTCGCAACCGAGAAATCGCTAAGATTATGTTGGCTAGGAGTGCTGTAGGTACCATCATATTCCAGCcatagctcaagaaaattaataaaatcaggagATATCATTCCTGTAGTACTTAAAGTATGTTCATTTGGACACCAGCAGCAGCACAAAGTATAATTGTAGCAATTTAccaaactacacgaattatttccacTGCCCACTTGGCCATAATCGGGTTAATTTTCTTGAACTACTATTTGTTCAAGAAAAAACATCCAAACATCTTATAGATATTTTCACATTTgttatattagtattatttatgtattttgttacaGACGAGAAAATACAGCCACTGTCTACCCGGCAATGAAGTGAAACCTCCCTTCGATATCCCTAGAATGCCGAGTGGCGTTTTCCGCTGTACAGATGGCGAGGTAAGCGTAAATATGTGACAAGCGCGCCTACTGCAGGAATACTACAAACTACAAAGTGATTAAATATATCCAAAATTAGAAAGAGTACttacatttgaaaatatttagtatttaaggtattgtattatataattCCTTACATTACAATATACGTGTGCACACATGCGTATATTCGGGAGGAGCCAAATATGCCTCATACTTGCCCTTGCCCTTCTCCTGTATTTTGACcttagtaggtatgtattgtACTAAATAGCATCAACATACGACCCGATtccgattttaattttaattcgatGCATTCAGTTTTCcggtagtacagtcagcatcaaaagtaacgaatcattctgaaacagcttaacaaaatgtagaacaatgaagacgttaaaagatatacttttggacgtaaattttatggatttatcaatatttggaaaagttatctggaatatcagatacttttggagtgttgtttcatccgctactattgatgctgaccctacttaatgtgattttttttgagTGCTTATGTTGTTTGTTAATGTCTTTTATTTTGACAGGTAATCGGGCCGCAAGCTGGTAAGTGCGCTTATTACCGCAATCCAGAGTACTATTCTTTCCATCATATGTCATTCTTCGACATGCATATGATTATGGGTTCATATAGAAAACCTCAGATTTGTACAGGTCGAAAACCAA
It contains:
- the LOC133518947 gene encoding uncharacterized protein LOC133518947 isoform X2; this encodes MFAIRRLVRSHKNFQRCIRRYYAATSSDKGSNNGNKEKESKPSNPASFSWYDTRKYSHCLPGNEVKPPFDIPRMPSGVFRCTDGEVIGPQAGKCAYYRNPEYYSFHHMSFFDMHMIMGSYRKPQICTGRKPTII
- the LOC133518947 gene encoding uncharacterized protein LOC133518947 isoform X1; this translates as MPLSALKTCASVKNRFLSIKRHCSYESNDTSCSDSKSNDSSDSGNQCGCSMYDTRKYSHCLPGNEVKPPFDIPRMPSGVFRCTDGEVIGPQAGKCAYYRNPEYYSFHHMSFFDMHMIMGSYRKPQICTGRKPTII
- the LOC133518947 gene encoding uncharacterized protein LOC133518947 isoform X4 — encoded protein: MKAMILVVVTTRKYSHCLPGNEVKPPFDIPRMPSGVFRCTDGEVIGPQAGKCAYYRNPEYYSFHHMSFFDMHMIMGSYRKPQICTGRKPTII